The proteins below come from a single Anaerobaca lacustris genomic window:
- a CDS encoding heparinase II/III domain-containing protein — translation MRRQLLMTAIVIISTCSFTLADEGPSNTVSGGGTPEPRPLPEWTVKIRSDHPRLFFNRETWPAVRERALGPERQWYKRFQSKVARLESELAGQEMPAARDLGPQAAWSAFLFLMTEEPRYLELAKKCLDTSLRYYEQCFEERKSVNWYSTSRVHAVLAWDWLYNHLTDDQRRSTMSRLIHVIDNVIRARPAIYRENMSGYNTGFYGVRNCLWFIGCTAFETGIELERVNEWLIWGYDENLRMLEHRRRACGDDGGGASATLGYIFGAYPWAEQNFFYTWLSSTGENIAGDWPHSAMLANYVLWNWIEAEPVPLEFGYGDTPHTRNTLPTNQLYTHMANIRHLFGQAAPKAGALARYLQQKVPQQSYAETWFIYPFLLTQAESSPEPFRPINLPNGRHFETMGQVFMRSGTGTNDTYCLFSCGGALSQHRHYDALNFVIYYRGFLALDSGTRYEEFVNGEHLANYYAQTVAHNCVLIHQPGEPPARYWGGTVVGNHGGQHRQLGSVVKAFETNRDFVYVAGDATACYRHGVVRREGLPDLPEKCELVTRQIVFLLPHHFVIFDRVEATDATYRKDWLIHTAHRPVLDGRVLRADHNQGRMYSRTLLPEDATLTAVGGPGKEFWAAGKNWEIVAEGLTEENLALMGQWRVEVTPTAPRKTDLFLHVIQVGDRTLEAMDGIELLQGSQSYGVRLNAVDRAWEILFRTTGPLGGHIRRSGAEAIDRSLATTVQPQSDI, via the coding sequence TTGTCATCATCTCGACTTGCTCCTTCACACTTGCAGATGAAGGTCCCTCCAACACAGTATCCGGTGGTGGGACCCCCGAGCCCAGGCCGCTGCCTGAATGGACTGTGAAGATCCGATCGGATCATCCGCGTTTGTTCTTCAACAGGGAGACCTGGCCGGCAGTCCGTGAGCGGGCGCTTGGTCCCGAGCGCCAGTGGTATAAGAGGTTCCAAAGCAAGGTGGCCCGGCTCGAATCGGAGTTAGCCGGCCAGGAAATGCCCGCCGCCCGGGATCTCGGCCCCCAGGCAGCCTGGTCGGCGTTCCTGTTCCTCATGACGGAGGAGCCCAGGTACCTTGAGCTGGCGAAAAAGTGCCTTGATACGTCGCTCCGTTACTACGAACAGTGCTTCGAGGAGCGAAAGAGCGTCAACTGGTACTCGACCTCGCGCGTCCATGCGGTGCTGGCCTGGGACTGGCTCTACAACCATCTGACGGACGACCAGCGGCGTTCGACCATGTCCCGGCTCATTCACGTGATCGACAACGTCATTCGCGCCAGGCCTGCCATCTACCGGGAGAACATGTCGGGATACAATACGGGCTTCTATGGTGTGAGGAACTGTCTGTGGTTCATTGGGTGCACGGCGTTCGAGACGGGCATTGAGCTCGAGCGCGTCAATGAATGGCTGATCTGGGGATATGACGAAAACCTGCGGATGCTGGAGCATCGTAGACGAGCCTGTGGCGACGACGGCGGAGGGGCCTCGGCGACGCTCGGATACATCTTCGGCGCCTACCCCTGGGCGGAACAGAACTTCTTCTACACCTGGCTGTCCAGCACGGGCGAGAACATCGCAGGCGATTGGCCGCACAGCGCCATGCTGGCCAACTATGTCCTCTGGAACTGGATCGAAGCCGAGCCGGTCCCGCTGGAGTTTGGATATGGGGACACGCCGCACACGCGAAACACGCTGCCAACGAACCAGTTGTACACGCATATGGCCAACATCCGGCATCTGTTCGGCCAGGCCGCGCCCAAGGCCGGTGCCCTGGCTCGGTACCTCCAGCAGAAGGTCCCACAGCAGTCGTACGCCGAAACATGGTTTATCTACCCTTTCCTTCTGACCCAGGCTGAGTCGTCTCCTGAACCGTTCCGTCCGATCAACCTTCCCAATGGGCGACATTTCGAGACGATGGGCCAGGTTTTCATGCGCTCCGGCACGGGGACGAACGACACGTATTGCCTGTTCTCCTGTGGCGGCGCCCTGAGCCAGCACCGCCATTACGACGCCCTGAACTTCGTCATCTACTATCGAGGTTTTCTGGCCCTGGATTCCGGCACGCGATACGAGGAGTTTGTCAACGGTGAGCATCTGGCCAACTATTACGCGCAGACTGTGGCACACAATTGCGTTCTGATCCACCAACCGGGGGAGCCGCCGGCACGATATTGGGGCGGCACCGTCGTCGGCAACCATGGAGGCCAGCACAGGCAACTGGGCTCGGTCGTGAAGGCCTTTGAGACAAACCGCGACTTCGTATACGTAGCAGGCGATGCCACCGCATGTTATCGGCATGGGGTAGTCAGGAGGGAAGGCTTGCCCGATCTGCCGGAGAAGTGCGAACTTGTGACGCGCCAGATTGTCTTCCTGCTGCCCCATCACTTCGTCATCTTCGATCGCGTGGAGGCCACGGATGCCACATACCGAAAGGACTGGCTGATTCATACGGCGCACCGGCCGGTTCTTGATGGGCGTGTGCTTCGGGCAGATCACAATCAGGGCAGAATGTACTCCCGGACCCTGCTGCCGGAGGATGCAACCCTCACGGCTGTTGGGGGGCCGGGCAAAGAATTCTGGGCCGCCGGGAAGAATTGGGAGATTGTTGCCGAGGGCCTGACCGAAGAGAACCTGGCCCTCATGGGGCAGTGGCGCGTGGAAGTGACGCCCACCGCTCCGCGCAAGACCGACCTGTTCCTCCACGTGATCCAGGTTGGGGACCGGACGCTGGAGGCAATGGATGGGATTGAGTTGTTGCAGGGGTCCCAAAGCTATGGTGTTCGGCTCAACGCCGTCGACCGGGCCTGGGAGATTCTCTTCCGCACGACAGGACCTCTGGGCGGTCACATCCGCCGGAGCGGCGCCGAGGCGATCGACCGATCGCTTGCCACCACGGTGCAGCCTCAATCCGACATATAG
- a CDS encoding LuxR C-terminal-related transcriptional regulator gives MVERPLSQVEEQAPVLVFQGYTNHEIALQFNRSRRTIEVHRSHIM, from the coding sequence ATGGTGGAGCGTCCTCTGTCGCAAGTAGAAGAGCAGGCGCCTGTCCTCGTGTTCCAAGGCTACACGAACCACGAAATCGCGCTGCAATTCAACCGCTCCCGCAGGACGATCGAGGTGCATCGCAGCCACATCATGTGA